A window from Variovorax sp. PBL-E5 encodes these proteins:
- a CDS encoding mandelate racemase/muconate lactonizing enzyme family protein produces MPTIQSIETLLVQLPTRREHKWTGLTETIGRYLLTRITDSDGRIGWGEAPALKDWGGEFGRYFGESTLIAKAVIENYLAPSLIGVELGNFAEMHARMDAVIRGYPYAKAAVEFAAYDVTGRWLNLPVHMLLGGKVRSRVMVTHSIGLIPIAEAEKEVAQVAAEGIKTIKIKIGVDAKRDIDMVRTVRGAVGPDVELCVDANEGYRTPGEAITTVRAMEPYRLKYVEQPVMGIERIAEVARAIDPPVMADESAWNAHDVIQISERRAAQIVSIYTTKPGGLYKAMEVAAVCRAAGIICNVNGSVETGVGNLANIHLAAAAPAATLSCVVPVSTPAEWQKGQVGGIYYRDDLIVAPMKLVDGGIEVPTAPGMGIDVDLAKIEKYRVRD; encoded by the coding sequence ATGCCAACGATCCAGTCCATAGAAACCCTGCTCGTCCAGTTGCCCACCCGCCGTGAGCACAAGTGGACCGGCCTCACGGAAACCATCGGCCGCTACCTGCTCACTCGCATCACCGACAGCGACGGGCGCATCGGCTGGGGCGAGGCGCCGGCACTGAAGGACTGGGGCGGCGAGTTCGGCCGCTACTTCGGCGAGTCGACGCTGATCGCGAAGGCCGTCATCGAGAACTACCTTGCGCCGTCGCTGATCGGCGTCGAGCTCGGCAACTTCGCCGAGATGCACGCGCGCATGGACGCGGTGATCCGCGGCTATCCGTACGCGAAGGCCGCGGTGGAGTTCGCGGCCTACGACGTCACCGGCCGCTGGCTGAATCTGCCCGTGCACATGCTGCTGGGCGGCAAGGTGCGCTCGCGGGTGATGGTGACCCATTCCATCGGACTGATCCCGATCGCGGAAGCGGAGAAGGAAGTGGCGCAGGTCGCTGCCGAAGGCATCAAGACGATCAAGATCAAGATCGGCGTCGATGCCAAGCGCGACATCGACATGGTGCGCACCGTCCGCGGCGCAGTGGGTCCGGATGTCGAACTGTGCGTCGATGCGAACGAGGGTTACCGCACGCCCGGCGAAGCCATCACCACCGTGCGTGCGATGGAGCCCTACCGCCTCAAGTACGTCGAGCAGCCCGTCATGGGCATCGAGCGCATCGCTGAAGTCGCACGTGCAATCGATCCGCCGGTCATGGCCGACGAGTCGGCGTGGAATGCGCACGACGTGATCCAGATCAGCGAGCGCCGCGCGGCGCAGATCGTCTCGATCTACACCACCAAGCCCGGCGGTCTCTACAAGGCAATGGAAGTCGCCGCCGTCTGCCGTGCGGCCGGGATCATCTGCAACGTCAACGGCTCCGTCGAGACGGGCGTGGGCAACCTCGCCAACATCCATCTCGCGGCCGCGGCGCCGGCGGCCACGCTGTCGTGCGTGGTCCCGGTGTCGACGCCGGCCGAATGGCAGAAGGGCCAGGTGGGCGGCATCTACTACCGCGACGACCTGATCGTTGCACCCATGAAACTGGTCGATGGCGGCATCGAGGTGCCGACCGCGCCGGGCATGGGCATCGACGTCGACCTCGCCAAGATCGAGAAGTACCGGGTACGCGACTGA
- a CDS encoding pirin family protein — MTTRTITTTLQAEPLIDDGDMLLRRGLPSAQRTALGPFIFIDHYRHRSQRGIGDRPHPHAGIEVLSYLLEGGVEHRDSLGHVDHLGSGDAQHIRAGRGMLHAEQPAGGRHGLQLWTSLPPDQKLVAPAYASFRAADIPEIVQEGARVRVVCGQVEGVRGPMKLATPTTLAHVHLDPSATVSLSVDATQELGLYVLDGSLVGSEGTAIGAGALAILTPGDRLGITATCEHPVDVALLGGMLVEGAVLFSGPFVMDTPERLAQTKRDFASGKMGTLDGVPF, encoded by the coding sequence ATGACAACACGAACGATCACCACCACGCTGCAGGCCGAGCCACTCATCGACGACGGCGACATGCTGCTGCGGCGTGGATTGCCTTCCGCACAGCGAACGGCGCTGGGACCTTTCATCTTCATCGATCACTACCGCCACCGGAGCCAGCGCGGCATCGGCGACAGGCCGCATCCGCATGCGGGCATCGAGGTGCTGAGCTATCTGCTCGAAGGTGGCGTCGAACACCGCGACAGCCTGGGCCATGTCGATCACCTCGGGTCGGGCGATGCGCAGCACATCCGCGCCGGCCGCGGCATGCTGCACGCCGAGCAGCCCGCCGGCGGACGCCATGGGCTGCAACTCTGGACCAGCCTGCCGCCGGACCAGAAGCTCGTGGCGCCCGCCTATGCATCGTTTCGTGCTGCCGACATTCCGGAGATCGTGCAGGAGGGCGCGCGCGTGCGCGTCGTCTGCGGGCAGGTGGAGGGTGTCCGCGGGCCGATGAAGCTCGCCACGCCGACCACGCTGGCCCATGTGCATCTCGATCCGTCGGCGACCGTCTCGTTGTCGGTGGACGCCACGCAGGAACTTGGGCTTTATGTGCTGGACGGTTCGCTGGTCGGCAGCGAAGGAACTGCCATCGGCGCGGGCGCGCTCGCGATCCTGACGCCGGGCGACCGGCTCGGCATCACTGCAACGTGCGAGCATCCGGTCGACGTGGCGTTGCTGGGCGGCATGCTGGTGGAGGGCGCTGTTCTGTTCTCCGGGCCCTTCGTGATGGACACGCCCGAGCGCCTGGCACAGACGAAGCGCGACTTCGCCAGCGGCAAGATGGGCACGCTCGACGGCGTTCCGTTCTGA
- a CDS encoding ABC transporter substrate-binding protein: MRFPRASFSMCARWRTAALVAVLSLGAHAWAADEVNVRFSWKLKGEYAHLYLAQDKGFYAAKNLAVRMGEGAGAPAALGALLQGQEDVVVMPAIFAVSAIQKGMPIKIVALYQPKTPIVLISQPDKPVLKPKDLEGKTVAHAVGETGTSYLSAFCAVNHIDCSKVKKVQMDAQSRVPQFLQKQVDVVSVYRNNDLPIIEARMDTRFPMLDLAQNGLAIPGLAAVSSNAIIAKKPDVLKRYLAAVNEGIAATRKDPKAATAALAKAWQGGPSADVIEAQVRATMDAIETEAGKPVGWTDANTIVQALNLLKTDEAIGTPKPADVFFTNALLNP; the protein is encoded by the coding sequence ATGCGATTTCCTCGTGCAAGTTTCTCGATGTGCGCGCGCTGGCGAACTGCCGCACTGGTTGCAGTGCTGAGCCTGGGTGCTCATGCCTGGGCGGCGGACGAGGTCAACGTCCGTTTCAGCTGGAAACTGAAGGGGGAATACGCGCATCTCTACCTGGCGCAGGACAAGGGCTTCTATGCTGCGAAGAACCTCGCCGTGCGCATGGGCGAGGGCGCCGGCGCACCGGCGGCGCTGGGCGCTCTGCTGCAGGGTCAGGAGGACGTGGTCGTGATGCCGGCCATCTTCGCCGTTTCCGCGATCCAGAAGGGCATGCCGATCAAGATCGTCGCCCTCTATCAACCGAAGACGCCGATCGTGCTGATCTCGCAGCCCGACAAACCGGTGCTCAAGCCCAAGGATCTCGAAGGCAAGACCGTGGCGCATGCCGTCGGCGAAACCGGCACGTCCTACCTGTCGGCCTTCTGTGCGGTCAACCACATCGATTGCAGCAAGGTGAAGAAGGTGCAGATGGATGCGCAGTCGCGCGTGCCGCAATTCCTGCAGAAGCAGGTGGACGTGGTGAGCGTCTATCGCAACAATGACCTGCCGATCATCGAGGCGCGCATGGACACCAGGTTCCCGATGCTCGACCTGGCGCAGAACGGGCTCGCGATCCCCGGCCTGGCCGCCGTGTCGAGCAACGCGATCATCGCGAAGAAGCCCGATGTGCTCAAGCGCTACCTGGCGGCGGTGAACGAAGGGATCGCAGCCACGCGCAAGGATCCCAAGGCCGCGACGGCCGCGCTCGCCAAGGCCTGGCAGGGCGGTCCTTCGGCGGACGTGATCGAGGCGCAGGTGCGCGCCACGATGGATGCGATCGAGACCGAGGCGGGCAAGCCGGTCGGATGGACGGATGCCAACACCATCGTCCAGGCACTGAACCTGCTTAAGACAGACGAAGCCATCGGCACGCCGAAGCCGGCCGATGTCTTCTTCACCAATGCCCTGCTGAATCCCTAG
- a CDS encoding CobW family GTP-binding protein: MAHAEPAAGHRADSRTPIHVLTGFLGSGKTTLLRHLLADRALADTAVVINEFGEVGLDHLLVREVAEDVVLLSSGCLCCSVRDDLVSTLAELHGLMRTGEIPAFARVVVETTGLADPAPIMQAILSEQSLTPFFRLGQVITTVDAVNGEHTLTAHREARQQLATADRVIVTKIDLVEDADCTVLVEKLAQMNPSATMLMSRKAQLPASQILEEADAQWRLPRASSEASHAHGHHAHGHDQAIKTFTVQLEQALDWAAFVDWLELLLASRGDSILRVKGLLAVQDDDRPVVVQGVQHVLYPIERLPRWPDESARPGWIVFIARDLTQRAIENSLRSVYEPSIA; the protein is encoded by the coding sequence ATGGCCCACGCCGAGCCCGCCGCAGGGCATCGCGCCGACAGCCGCACGCCGATCCATGTGCTGACCGGCTTCCTGGGCAGCGGCAAGACGACGCTGCTGCGCCACCTGCTGGCCGACCGGGCGCTCGCGGACACCGCGGTGGTCATCAACGAGTTCGGTGAAGTGGGGCTCGATCACCTGCTGGTGCGCGAGGTGGCCGAGGACGTGGTGCTGCTGAGCTCCGGCTGCCTGTGCTGCTCGGTGCGCGATGACCTGGTGTCGACGCTGGCCGAGCTGCACGGGCTCATGCGCACGGGCGAGATCCCGGCCTTTGCCCGCGTCGTCGTCGAGACCACCGGCCTCGCCGATCCGGCACCGATCATGCAGGCGATCCTGAGCGAACAGAGCCTGACACCCTTCTTCCGGCTCGGCCAGGTGATCACGACCGTGGATGCAGTGAACGGCGAGCACACCTTGACCGCCCATCGCGAAGCGCGGCAACAGCTCGCCACCGCCGACCGCGTCATCGTGACCAAGATCGATCTCGTCGAGGACGCCGACTGCACAGTGCTGGTCGAGAAGCTGGCGCAGATGAATCCGTCGGCGACGATGCTGATGTCCCGCAAGGCGCAGTTGCCCGCATCGCAGATCCTCGAAGAAGCCGACGCGCAATGGCGTCTTCCGCGAGCATCGAGTGAGGCCTCGCACGCACATGGCCATCACGCGCACGGCCACGACCAGGCCATCAAGACCTTCACCGTGCAGTTGGAGCAAGCACTCGACTGGGCCGCCTTCGTCGACTGGCTCGAACTGCTGCTCGCCAGCCGCGGCGATTCGATCCTGCGCGTGAAGGGTCTGCTGGCGGTGCAGGACGACGATCGCCCCGTCGTCGTGCAGGGCGTGCAGCACGTGCTCTACCCCATCGAGCGCCTGCCGCGCTGGCCCGACGAATCGGCGCGGCCCGGCTGGATCGTGTTCATCGCGCGCGACCTGACGCAGCGCGCGATCGAGAACTCCTTGCGCTCGGTCTACGAACCCAGCATCGCCTGA
- a CDS encoding ABC transporter permease, whose product MTELKHPGIVAMPNVGSTKKKPPRVNLLERYASLLLAAAILVIWQIAVPLSGLSEFVLPTPLAIAKRMVTDFNLLAAHSYITLLEVLAGFFAGVIIGIPLALAIFYSKVFERAVYPLLVALQTVPKIALAPLLVLYLGYGWAPKISLAFLISFFPIVISTVVGLQSLDKALVNMVRSMGASELQTFFKVRLPAALPSIFGGLKVAISLAVIGAIIGEYIAAERGLGYLQLQANSQFDTTLNFATVVTISLIGVLLYFVLSLVESKVSYQRESAK is encoded by the coding sequence ATGACCGAATTGAAACATCCCGGGATCGTCGCCATGCCCAACGTCGGAAGCACCAAGAAGAAGCCGCCTCGCGTCAATCTGCTCGAGCGCTATGCGTCCTTGCTGCTGGCGGCGGCGATCCTCGTCATCTGGCAGATCGCGGTCCCGCTGTCCGGACTGTCGGAATTCGTGCTGCCGACACCGCTGGCCATCGCCAAGCGCATGGTGACGGACTTCAACCTGCTGGCGGCCCACTCCTACATCACGCTGCTCGAAGTGCTCGCCGGCTTCTTTGCCGGCGTGATCATCGGGATTCCGCTGGCGCTCGCGATCTTCTATTCGAAGGTCTTCGAGCGTGCGGTCTACCCGCTCCTGGTCGCGCTGCAGACCGTGCCGAAGATCGCACTGGCGCCGTTGCTGGTCCTCTACCTCGGCTACGGCTGGGCGCCGAAGATCAGCCTGGCGTTCCTGATCTCCTTTTTCCCGATCGTGATCTCGACGGTGGTCGGCCTGCAGTCGCTCGACAAGGCGCTGGTCAACATGGTGCGGTCGATGGGCGCCAGCGAATTGCAGACCTTCTTCAAGGTCCGCCTGCCGGCCGCATTGCCGAGCATCTTCGGCGGCCTGAAGGTCGCGATCTCGCTGGCCGTGATCGGCGCCATCATCGGCGAATACATCGCTGCCGAACGCGGACTCGGCTACCTGCAGCTGCAGGCCAACTCGCAGTTCGACACCACCCTCAACTTCGCGACCGTCGTCACCATCTCGCTGATCGGCGTGCTGCTCTATTTCGTTCTTTCGCTCGTCGAGAGCAAGGTTTCGTATCAACGTGAAAGCGCCAAATGA
- a CDS encoding ABC transporter ATP-binding protein — translation MSSVVAGHAAAVTIQGVSKSYEVRAGDDVLALDRVDLDIAPGSFVAIVGPSGCGKSTLLSLLAGLTPVSSGRLGIDGDEVVKPHPKAGVVFQSDLLLYWRSILDNILLPIEIKGMDRVAYADRARDLLAQVGLSGFDNKYPSELSGGMRQRVAICRALIQEPGLLLMDEPFGALDALTREQMIMDLQTMWMRLRNTVLFITHGIDEAVFLADRVIVMSPRPGRVDLDLTIDIPRPRRWSGVHEDPRFQHYVRQVREIFEAKGVLVAH, via the coding sequence ATGAGTAGCGTTGTGGCCGGACATGCCGCCGCCGTCACCATCCAGGGCGTCTCCAAGTCCTACGAGGTGCGCGCCGGCGACGACGTGCTGGCGCTCGACCGCGTCGATCTCGACATCGCGCCCGGCAGCTTCGTCGCCATCGTCGGCCCGAGCGGCTGCGGCAAAAGCACACTGCTGTCCCTGCTCGCCGGCCTGACGCCGGTCAGCTCGGGCCGCCTGGGCATCGACGGCGACGAAGTCGTCAAGCCGCATCCGAAGGCCGGCGTCGTCTTCCAGTCCGACCTGCTGCTCTACTGGAGAAGCATCCTCGACAACATCCTGTTGCCGATCGAGATCAAGGGCATGGACCGCGTGGCCTATGCCGATCGCGCGCGCGATCTGCTCGCGCAGGTCGGCCTCAGCGGCTTCGACAACAAGTACCCCTCCGAGCTCTCCGGCGGCATGCGCCAGCGCGTCGCGATCTGCCGCGCGCTGATCCAGGAGCCCGGCCTGCTGCTGATGGACGAGCCCTTCGGCGCGCTCGACGCGCTCACGCGCGAGCAGATGATCATGGACCTGCAGACGATGTGGATGCGGCTGCGCAACACCGTGCTCTTCATCACCCACGGCATCGACGAGGCGGTGTTCCTCGCCGACCGCGTGATCGTCATGTCGCCGCGGCCCGGCCGCGTCGATCTCGATCTGACCATCGACATCCCGCGTCCGCGCCGCTGGAGCGGCGTCCATGAAGACCCGCGCTTCCAGCACTACGTTCGCCAGGTGCGCGAGATCTTCGAAGCCAAGGGCGTGCTCGTCGCACATTGA
- a CDS encoding amidohydrolase family protein, with protein sequence MRTLIEHLEFAFLVDANDTVVRDASILIENDRIVDIGAAAEVAARHRGESFDRVMDGRMLGICPGFVDSHVHLSETLSRAVFPDNLNTRAWVFHWAKPFYAHITEEDEYWGALLGITEMLRNGTTCFIDMGSQYDPGITVRAMEQTGIRGVTGRHAADNPPPELPRGWTEEMARHHFFPNAQAALAELEACVRKYDGALDGRVRCWVNIEGKEPCTLELHVGAQKLAERLGVGTTYHLATSIEEARVCEEKYGCWPITRIDRAGGIGSNLVIAHGAAVSDDEVKLLAERGAKVAFCPCSSFKLGKGATKIGKYPEMVAAGVTVGLGTDGVSAAGNMNLMRQMLIVAGMFKDARMKPDIFTARQALRAATIDGAKAAMWDHDIGSLEVGKKADFILFDLDHIEWTPFHDPLQALVFSASTASISQTWVDGKTLYSEGKVHGIDEPALRRKARELAAAAVVRAGLHEEGVETTTTLYDSGN encoded by the coding sequence ATGCGTACGCTCATCGAGCATCTCGAATTCGCCTTTCTCGTCGACGCCAACGACACCGTCGTGCGCGACGCCAGCATCCTGATCGAGAACGACCGCATCGTCGACATCGGTGCGGCCGCGGAGGTCGCGGCGAGGCATCGCGGCGAGTCCTTCGATCGCGTGATGGACGGCCGCATGCTCGGCATCTGCCCGGGCTTCGTGGACAGCCACGTCCATCTGTCCGAAACCCTGTCGCGCGCCGTGTTTCCCGACAACCTCAATACGCGCGCGTGGGTGTTCCACTGGGCCAAGCCCTTCTATGCGCACATCACCGAGGAAGACGAGTACTGGGGCGCGCTGCTCGGCATCACCGAGATGCTGCGCAACGGCACGACCTGCTTCATCGACATGGGCTCGCAGTACGACCCCGGCATCACCGTGCGGGCGATGGAGCAGACCGGCATCCGCGGCGTCACCGGCCGGCATGCCGCCGACAATCCGCCGCCGGAACTGCCGCGCGGCTGGACCGAGGAGATGGCGCGGCATCATTTCTTTCCGAACGCGCAAGCCGCGCTGGCCGAGCTCGAAGCCTGCGTGCGCAAATACGATGGCGCGCTCGACGGCCGCGTGCGCTGCTGGGTCAACATCGAAGGCAAGGAGCCGTGCACGCTCGAGCTGCACGTGGGCGCACAGAAGCTCGCCGAGCGGCTCGGCGTCGGCACGACCTACCACCTGGCGACCTCGATCGAGGAAGCGCGCGTGTGCGAAGAGAAGTACGGCTGCTGGCCCATCACGCGCATCGACCGCGCGGGCGGCATCGGCTCCAACCTCGTGATCGCGCACGGTGCTGCGGTCAGCGACGACGAAGTGAAGCTCCTGGCCGAGCGCGGCGCGAAGGTCGCGTTCTGCCCGTGCTCCTCGTTCAAACTCGGCAAGGGCGCGACGAAGATCGGCAAGTATCCGGAGATGGTCGCGGCCGGCGTCACGGTCGGCCTCGGCACCGACGGTGTTTCTGCGGCCGGCAACATGAACCTGATGCGGCAGATGCTGATCGTGGCCGGCATGTTCAAGGACGCGCGCATGAAGCCCGACATCTTCACGGCGCGGCAGGCGCTGCGCGCGGCGACCATCGATGGCGCCAAGGCCGCGATGTGGGACCATGACATCGGCTCGCTCGAGGTCGGCAAGAAGGCGGACTTCATCCTCTTCGATCTCGACCACATCGAATGGACGCCGTTTCACGATCCGCTGCAGGCGCTGGTCTTTTCCGCCTCCACGGCCTCCATCTCGCAGACCTGGGTCGACGGCAAGACGCTCTACAGCGAAGGCAAGGTGCACGGCATCGACGAGCCCGCGCTGCGCCGCAAGGCCAGGGAGCTCGCGGCCGCAGCGGTGGTGCGCGCGGGCCTGCACGAAGAGGGCGTCGAGACGACCACGACGCTCTACGACAGCGGCAACTGA
- a CDS encoding M24 family metallopeptidase, with amino-acid sequence MRKAIIDRQVKAMAENGLDAMVSCSPENYAYATGFVVPSQPLIRHRHAMAIVTADAKTELFSVDMEASTVKRRAPNVPTRIWAEFTDDAMLVLADQLKKLGLAQARIGIEMDYLPAGDLARLQAALPQAKFERCEHILARLRQIKTPEEIALLRRLSRIADQAITDALASVKAGDSEMDIAGHLTRNVYALGAEHFKLMIIATGERSMLPNVGPSERRLQPRDVCRVEIFSVIDGYQAGVCRTAVVREAPPMANEIWQHLVDCKYRIMEMVKPGASCRAIYDAFIAKLAEMKLPPISFVGHGIGLHLHEDPYLGKTPILGRPGSDALIEEGMVLGFEPLCYETGYGFGMQNKDMLLVTANGSELLSDYADTDRLLVVKG; translated from the coding sequence ATGCGCAAAGCAATCATTGACCGGCAGGTGAAGGCCATGGCCGAGAACGGACTCGACGCGATGGTGTCGTGCTCGCCCGAGAACTATGCCTATGCGACGGGCTTCGTCGTGCCGTCGCAGCCGCTGATCCGGCATCGGCACGCGATGGCGATCGTCACTGCAGATGCGAAGACGGAGCTCTTCTCGGTCGACATGGAAGCCAGCACCGTGAAGCGCCGGGCACCGAACGTGCCGACGCGCATCTGGGCCGAATTCACCGACGACGCGATGCTCGTGCTGGCCGATCAGCTGAAGAAGCTCGGTCTGGCGCAGGCCCGCATCGGCATCGAGATGGACTACCTGCCCGCAGGCGATCTCGCGCGCCTGCAGGCGGCGCTGCCGCAGGCCAAGTTCGAACGCTGCGAGCACATCCTCGCGCGGTTGCGCCAGATCAAGACGCCGGAAGAAATCGCGCTGCTGCGCCGTCTTTCGCGCATTGCCGACCAGGCCATCACCGACGCGCTGGCCTCCGTGAAGGCGGGCGATTCGGAGATGGACATCGCCGGCCACCTGACGCGCAATGTCTATGCGCTGGGCGCCGAGCATTTCAAGCTGATGATCATCGCGACCGGCGAGCGCAGCATGCTGCCCAACGTCGGCCCGTCGGAGCGCCGGCTGCAGCCGCGCGACGTGTGCCGCGTCGAGATCTTCTCGGTGATCGACGGCTACCAGGCCGGCGTGTGCCGCACTGCCGTGGTCCGGGAGGCGCCGCCGATGGCCAACGAGATCTGGCAGCATCTGGTGGACTGCAAGTACCGCATCATGGAGATGGTCAAGCCCGGCGCGAGCTGCCGCGCGATCTACGATGCCTTCATCGCCAAGCTGGCCGAAATGAAGTTGCCGCCGATCTCCTTTGTCGGTCATGGCATCGGCCTGCATCTGCACGAGGATCCCTACCTCGGCAAGACGCCCATCCTCGGCCGCCCGGGCAGCGATGCGCTCATCGAAGAAGGCATGGTGCTCGGCTTCGAACCGCTGTGCTATGAAACGGGGTACGGCTTCGGCATGCAGAACAAGGACATGCTGCTCGTCACCGCCAACGGCAGCGAGCTGCTGTCCGACTACGCCGACACCGACCGGCTGCTGGTCGTCAAGGGCTGA
- a CDS encoding GntR family transcriptional regulator translates to MEQTAERQRQEAVEEPTKRGRGRVQEEVFQRLRRGLMVGAFVPGQVMSLRKLASSFGTSPMPIREALTRLVVTNALEDTANGSVRVPRLTPKKLNELFAVRELVEGLAAEMACRNGTPALLKTLTTINNELLDAIAKRNLLGCLSSNQRFHFTLYQAADTEVLMPLVESLWLQFGPTMYLSLLSPDIPWDASAHLEILEGMHTKKPAVAKRGVLRDIRNTGRSLVPALGEPEAANLLSAPLDDLYFGS, encoded by the coding sequence ATGGAACAGACTGCCGAACGCCAACGACAAGAGGCTGTCGAAGAGCCGACCAAGCGCGGCCGCGGCCGTGTGCAGGAAGAAGTCTTCCAGCGCCTGCGACGCGGACTCATGGTGGGCGCCTTCGTGCCCGGTCAGGTGATGAGCCTGCGCAAACTCGCCAGCAGCTTCGGCACCAGCCCGATGCCGATTCGCGAAGCCTTGACGCGGCTGGTGGTCACCAACGCGCTCGAGGACACGGCGAACGGTTCGGTCCGGGTTCCGCGCCTCACGCCCAAGAAGCTGAACGAACTCTTCGCGGTGCGCGAACTCGTCGAAGGCCTTGCGGCCGAGATGGCTTGCCGCAATGGCACGCCGGCCTTGCTGAAGACGCTCACCACCATCAACAACGAGTTGCTCGACGCCATCGCGAAGCGCAACCTGCTGGGCTGTCTCTCGTCGAACCAGCGCTTTCACTTCACGCTCTACCAGGCCGCCGACACGGAAGTGCTGATGCCGCTCGTGGAATCGCTCTGGCTGCAGTTCGGCCCCACGATGTACCTCTCGCTGCTGTCGCCCGACATACCCTGGGATGCCTCCGCGCATCTCGAGATCCTCGAGGGTATGCACACGAAGAAGCCCGCGGTCGCCAAGCGCGGCGTGTTGCGCGACATTCGCAACACGGGACGTTCGCTGGTGCCCGCGCTGGGCGAGCCGGAAGCCGCCAACCTGCTTTCAGCGCCGCTCGACGATCTCTATTTCGGCAGCTGA
- a CDS encoding NAD/NADP octopine/nopaline dehydrogenase family protein translates to MKISILGAGAGGAAAVAELTLAGHEVVLWNRSPETLAPFQALGGVRYEGVLGEGMARPRLITADLASAIQGVDAAVVTLPTFSHAPVARALAAAGWPANRPVVLNPGHTGGALEFAEAWRSVRADLPPIAEFSTLTYVARKYQADGVTVTGRARQVRAAALPGGDAALTMACRLFPGASPVGDVLASALANANLVLHPPGAVLGAAWVEATQGDFTFYVQAMTPGVSRTMHALDDERLAVAAAFGHQLPNLIEEMKLIGTVESSVTDTQDFRAAIAGGEANKRIKGPDSLQHRYYREDFGHGLLPFLELAAIAGVAVPVARSLFTLAQALVGIDYAKGGRTAEAMGIAGLSKSELLQRVRQQP, encoded by the coding sequence ATGAAGATATCCATTCTGGGCGCGGGCGCAGGCGGCGCCGCGGCAGTGGCCGAGCTCACGCTGGCCGGTCACGAAGTGGTTCTGTGGAACCGTTCTCCCGAGACGCTCGCGCCGTTCCAGGCGCTGGGCGGCGTGCGCTACGAGGGCGTGCTGGGCGAAGGCATGGCGCGGCCGCGCCTGATCACCGCCGACCTCGCGTCGGCGATCCAGGGCGTCGATGCGGCCGTCGTCACGCTGCCGACCTTCTCCCATGCGCCGGTCGCGCGCGCGCTGGCCGCGGCCGGCTGGCCGGCGAACCGGCCGGTGGTGCTGAACCCGGGCCATACCGGCGGCGCGCTCGAATTCGCCGAGGCCTGGCGCAGCGTGCGCGCCGACCTGCCGCCGATCGCGGAGTTCTCCACGCTGACCTACGTCGCACGCAAGTACCAGGCCGATGGCGTGACCGTCACCGGCCGCGCGCGCCAGGTGCGCGCGGCCGCGCTGCCCGGTGGCGATGCGGCGTTGACGATGGCCTGCCGACTCTTCCCCGGCGCTTCGCCGGTCGGCGACGTGCTGGCGTCCGCGCTGGCCAATGCCAACCTCGTGCTGCATCCGCCGGGTGCGGTGCTGGGCGCGGCCTGGGTCGAAGCGACGCAAGGTGATTTCACTTTCTATGTGCAGGCCATGACGCCCGGGGTGTCGCGCACCATGCACGCGCTCGACGACGAGCGGCTCGCCGTCGCCGCGGCCTTCGGCCACCAGTTGCCCAACCTCATCGAGGAGATGAAGTTGATCGGCACGGTCGAATCCTCGGTCACCGACACGCAGGACTTCAGGGCCGCGATCGCGGGCGGCGAAGCGAACAAGCGCATCAAGGGACCGGACTCGCTCCAGCACCGCTACTACCGCGAGGACTTCGGCCACGGCTTGTTGCCCTTTCTCGAACTGGCGGCCATCGCCGGCGTCGCGGTGCCGGTGGCGCGTTCGCTCTTCACGCTGGCGCAGGCGCTGGTCGGCATCGACTACGCGAAGGGCGGACGCACCGCCGAGGCCATGGGCATCGCCGGCCTCTCCAAATCCGAACTTCTACAACGTGTGAGGCAGCAGCCATGA
- a CDS encoding RidA family protein → MTQHQAEARLEQLGITLPKAVAPAANYVPARRSGSMIYIAGQVPTADGKDQYVGKVGRDVSIEDAQKAARLCAINILAQLRTALGGSLDSVVGCVRLGGFVNAAPEFGDHPKVINGASDLMVEVFGDAGRHARAAVGCSSLPRNVAVEVDAIFEVA, encoded by the coding sequence ATGACCCAACACCAGGCCGAAGCGCGCCTCGAACAACTCGGCATCACGCTGCCCAAGGCCGTCGCGCCGGCGGCGAACTACGTTCCGGCGCGCAGAAGCGGCTCGATGATCTACATCGCAGGCCAAGTGCCGACCGCGGACGGCAAGGACCAGTACGTCGGCAAGGTCGGCCGCGACGTGTCGATCGAAGACGCACAGAAGGCAGCCCGGCTTTGCGCGATCAACATCCTCGCCCAATTGCGCACCGCGCTGGGCGGCAGCCTGGACAGCGTGGTCGGCTGCGTGCGCCTGGGCGGCTTCGTGAATGCCGCGCCCGAGTTCGGCGACCATCCCAAGGTGATCAACGGCGCATCGGACCTCATGGTCGAGGTCTTCGGCGATGCCGGCCGGCATGCGCGCGCGGCCGTCGGCTGCAGCTCGCTGCCGCGCAACGTCGCCGTGGAGGTGGACGCCATCTTCGAGGTCGCCTGA